A genomic window from Elaeis guineensis isolate ETL-2024a chromosome 3, EG11, whole genome shotgun sequence includes:
- the LOC105041889 gene encoding cytochrome b5 domain-containing protein RLF, producing MGDSSDFTFCKVGSPVDDDHLESPKTIPDIKKITLKDNTLDGISIQKINNSIETDSSSSNKFKLKKSATQETVREPGDLVTGSQDQKPVIKKSTVRSKVPLEKGYSQINWLKLTHTHPDLAGLKGQSNRRLISMDEVRQHKTEGSIWTVLKGRVYNISPYMKFHPGGVDMLMKAAGKDCTSLFNKYHAWVNAEFLLEKCLVGVLDES from the exons ATGGGCGATTCTTCTGATTTCACCTTTTGCAAG GTTGGTTCACCGGTGGATGATGACCATTTGGAGTCACCTAAAACCATTCCTGACATTAAGAAAATCACTCTCAAAGACAATACTCTGGATGGAATTAGCATTCAGAAGATTAATAATTCAATCGAGACTGATTCTTCATCGAGTAATAAGTTCAAACTGAAGAAATCAGCAACCCAAGAAACAGTGAGAGAACCTGGAGATTTGGTGACGGGGTCACAGGATCAGAAGCCTGTAATCAAGAAGTCCACTGTGAGATCAAAGGTTCCTCTTGAGAAAGGTTACAGCCAAATCAACTGGCTAAAACTTACTCATACACATCCTGACCTTGCAG GGCTTAAGGGCCAATCAAATCGAAGGCTCATTTCTATGGATGAAGTGAGACAACATAAGACTGAAGGTTCTATTTGGACAGTTTTAAAAGGTCGTGTGTATAACATTTCCCCCTATATGAAATTTCATCCTGGAG GTGTGGATATGCTTATGAAAGCAGCTGGAAAAGACTGCACCTCATTATTTA ATAAGTATCATGCATGGGTGAATGCTGAATTCCTTCTGGAGAAGTGCCTTGTGGGAGTGTTAGATGAGAGCTGA